Proteins encoded by one window of Salvia splendens isolate huo1 chromosome 5, SspV2, whole genome shotgun sequence:
- the LOC121802144 gene encoding uncharacterized protein LOC121802144, which translates to MEARTTASASHLLLYSTNKFRKQPNPFTPKASSSSEKKEKLEIRVCTNRTCRKQGSLDALQVLSGIAPPFVTVNSCGCLGRCGAGPNIVILPGSVFVGHCGTPSKAANVMAIVYGADNGDAENKCLEALALRKRADDEMAQADFAQAFELLSQAIELRPFGGLHIMYKERSAARLAMGDIDGAFEDVKEALIIAPRYPQAYLCEGDVYMAMDRFDKAEESYSIALDLDPSIRRSKSFKARIAKLQDKLSPANLG; encoded by the exons ATGGAAGCGAGAACAACTGCTTCCGCCTCCCATTTGCTCCTCTATTCCACTAACAAATTCAGAAAACAACCCAACCCATTCACACCAAAAGCTTCATCATCTTCAGAAAAGAAGGAAAAGCTCGAAATTAGAGTGTGCACAAACAGGACTTGCAGAAAGCAGGGCTCTTTGGATGCTCTGCAAGTTCTCTCCGGCATTGCGCCGCCGTTTGTAACGGTGAACTCATGCGGGTGCCTCGGGCGGTGCGGCGCCGGCCCCAATATCGTGATCCTTCCGGGGAGTGTGTTCGTGGGGCATTGTGGGACCCCCAGCAAGGCCGCAAATGTCATGGCAATTGTCTACGGTGCTGACAATGGCGATGCTGAGAACAAGTGTTTGGAGGCGCTGGCGTTGAGGAAGAGGGCTGATGATGAGATGGCTCAGGCTGATTTTGCGCAGGCTTTTGAATTACTGTCGCAG GCTATAGAGCTCAGACCATTTGGGGGTTTGCATATAATGTACAAGGAAAG GTCAGCTGCAAGGTTGGCGATGGGAGACATAGATGGAGCATTTGAGGACGTTAAAGAGGCTTTGATCATCGCACCTCGTTATCCTCAG GCATATCTTTGCGAAGGTGATGTTTATATGGCTATGGATCGATTTGACAAAGCTGAGGAGTCCTATTCAATTGCTTTAGATTTAGACCCATCCATTCGTCGTTCAAAGTCATTCAAG GCAAGAATAGCAAAGCTTCAAGACAAATTATCTCCAGCAAATCTGGGATGA
- the LOC121803831 gene encoding uncharacterized protein LOC121803831 has translation MANFFQVSCVESNISVRQSAVKAMKLLFFSGGLFSSMVMVKEALVPFLYEIFLPNLVAFWNSFRYFLSSPLYICIIINSVVLLIAATSSTSHNNDHDHDHDPPPHWVEVPPPEVEEEAEATTLTLLSTRSSDSTSSDIDDCSGTAQASSDISDEMKSEAEEGESECTMESTWKTIVEGQSKKLSKSESVPPRRKVEEQKVMRKLETFNDRASIRRLGGLRKDPSVDVEAFNKQVEAFINKFNQDMRLQRLESDQRFLDMIKRGL, from the coding sequence GCTGCTATTTTTTTCAGGAGGCCTGTTTTCCAGTATGGTAATGGTGAAAGAGGCATTAGTCCCCTTTTTGTATGAGATTTTTTTACCCAATCTCGTAGCCTTTTGGAATTCATTTAGGTATTTCTTGTCTTCTCCTCTATATATTTGTATCATCATCAATTCCGTGGTTCTGCTCATAGCAGCCACCTCCTCTACTTCCCACAACAACGACCACGACCATGACCATGACCCTCCACCTCATTGGGTGGAGGTGCCACCTCCAGAAgtcgaagaagaagcagaagcaACGACGTTAACATTATTGTCAACAAGGAGTAGTGACTCAACCTCTAGTGATATTGATGATTGCAGTGGCACAGCACAAGCTAGTAGTGATATTAGTGATGAGATGAAGAGTGAGGCAGAGGAGGGAGAAAGCGAGTGCACGATGGAGTCGACATGGAAGACGATAGTCGAGGGCCAGTCGAAAAAACTGAGCAAGAGTGAGTCTGTGCCACCGAGAAGAAAGGTGGAGGAACAGAAGGTGATGAGGAAACTGGAGACGTTCAACGATAGGGCGTCGATAAGACGACTAGGCGGCCTAAGGAAAGATCCGTCGGTGGATGTGGAGGCTTTCAACAAACAAGTTGAAGCGTTTATCAACAAGTTCAACCAGGATATGAGATTGCAGAGGCTAGAGTCTGATCAGAGGTTTTTAGATATGATCAAGCGAGGACTCTAA
- the LOC121802143 gene encoding kinase-interacting family protein-like → MVAKADKTGAGDPSPIHHSSRRNGFNKPSWLLCAIADMDERMKMLTRKTNKGKSPDSFSERANSYYHERPQLLALLDDLYNGYLSLADRYCQVLAKNQQQQKQKLHSRSSSPNLRAKFEDAAQTDERDTGEVIDSDAESSLSFQPPNLVPVETKEVDADMIVADLIMKTVEYEIVQNELTVVEKRWSELSRKMDLQKNLLDVLESERLILLNDNTTLGYRVSALAEENKGLASESMFLKRKAAELARCVLKTREDHRVCMLSRKIEDLQGQIHGLEKRNKEYYEQLVKQEEKSISKGMKSKGGEEVNLEECFQVGGGGVGAIRLSKYFSFNVKKPGDQLSKGDLKAVGDLDGRKASKLWDKVKKFDLFQCGSHFDAATTT, encoded by the exons ATGGTGGCCAAGGCTGACAAAACTGGCGCCGGAGACCCCTCCCCCATTCACCATTCATCTCGGAGAAATGGCTTCAACAAACCATCTTGGCTTCTTTGTGCCATTGCTG ATATGGACGAGCGGATGAAGATGCTGACAAGGAAAACAAACAAAGGAAAGAGTCCTGATAGTTTTTCTGAAAGGGCTAATTCTTACTACCACGAGCGCCCTCAGCTTCTGGCGCTGCTTGATGACTTGTACAACGGCTACCTCTCGTTAGCAGACCGTTACTGCCAGGTACTTGCCAAGAACCAGCAGCAGCAGAAACAGAAGCTTCACAGTCGATCCTCTTCCCCTAATCTGCGTGCCAAATTTGAAGATGCGGCTCAGACAGATGAAAGGGACACTGGAGAAGTCATTGATTCTGATGCCGAGAGTTCACTGTCTTTCCAGCCTCCAAATCTGGTACCTGTTGAAACAAAAGAGGTTGATGCTGATATGATTGTTGCTGACTTGATCATGAAGACGGTGGAGTATGAAATTGTTCAGAATGAGCTGACTGTGGTGGAGAAGAGGTGGAGTGAGTTGTCAAGGAAGATGGATCTGCAGAAGAACTTGTTGGATGTGCTGGAGTCGGAGAGGTTGATTTTGCTGAATGACAACACGACACTGGGTTACAGAGTGTCTGCATTGGCAGAAGAGAACAAAGGGCTGGCCTCTGAATCTATGTTCTTGAAGAGGAAGGCAGCCGAGCTAGCTAGGTGTGTCTTGAAGACAAGGGAGGATCACAGGGTTTGCATGCTGAGTCGGAAGATTGAGGATCTTCAGGGGCAGATTCACGGGTTGGAGAAGAGGAATaaggaatattacgagcaactaGTGAAACAAGAAGAGAAGAGCATCTCTAAAGGGATGAAGAGTAAAGGTGGAGAAGAGGTGAACTTGGAAGAGTGCTTCCAAGTAGGAGGTGGTGGTGTTGGAGCTATCAGACTGAGTAAATACTTTAGCTTCAACGTCAAGAAACCAGGCGATCAGCTCTCAAAAGGAGATCTGAAAGCAGTTGGAGATCTAGATGGCAGAAAGGCGTCCAAGTTGTGGGATAAGGTCAAGAAGTTCGACTTGTTCCAGTGTGGTTCTCACTTTGACGCTGCTACTACCACCTGA
- the LOC121805763 gene encoding dehydrogenase/reductase SDR family member FEY-like, whose translation MATLSSLSEKGDDNGKPPQEAVAQKAKKEGLGWIEWLMGWFYLAYEMLFQRIVASNVPNPMLLPPINDLTFIVTGSTSGIGKEIARQLAEAGGHVVMAVRNTKAANDLIKKWQENWSGKGLPRNIEVMELDLLSLESVARFAEAWNARSGRLHALINNAGIFSIGEPQKFSRDGYEEHMQVNHLAPALLSVLLLPSLIRSSPSRIVNVNSVMHNLGFVDPEDMNVTSGKRKFTSMVGYSSSKLAQIMFSSVLNKKLPTEAGINIACVSPGIVHTNVARDLPKIVQAGYQLIPYFIFSPEEGSRSTLFAATDPQLTDYTESLKSEDWPVCAFINHDCRPANPSEEAHNVETASRVWEKTLELIGLPSDAVERLIEGEEVKCRYSE comes from the exons ATGGCGACGCTTTCATCTTTATCGGAGAAGGGAGATGATAACGGAAAACCACCGCAGGAGGCAGTGGCACAGAAGGCGAAGAAGGAAGGATTAGGGTGGATTGAGTGGCTGATGGGCTGGTTCTACCTCGCCTACGAGATGCTGTTTCAGAGAATCGTCGCCAGCAACGTTCCGAATCCAATGCTCCTGCCGCCGATTAATGATCTCACTTTCATCGTCACCGGCTCCACCTCCGGCATCGGCAAGGAAATCGCCAG GCAATTGGCGGAAGCAGGGGGGCATGTTGTAATGGCAGTAAGAAATACAAAGGCTGCTAATGATCTGATAAAGAAGTGGCAGGAAAATTGGTCCGGGAAGGGTCTTCCTCGTAATATCGAG GTTATGGAGCTCGATCTTCTCTCTCTGGAGTCTGTCGCAAGATTTGCTGAAGCTTGGAATGCACGTTCGGGACGTTTACATGCTCTCATCAATAATGCTGGGATATTTTCAATTGGAG AACCCCAAAAATTTTCAAGGGATGGCTATGAAGAGCATATGCAAGTGAACCATCTAGCCCCAGCACTGCTTTCCGTATTGCTTTTGCCGTCACTTATTAGAAGCTCGCCCAGCCGCATTGTCAATGTGAATTCTGTA ATGCATAACTTAGGATTTGTTGATCCAGAAGACATGAATGTTACATCTGGTAAACGAAAATTTACAAGTATGGTTGGGTATTCAAGCAGTAAGCTAGCACAG ATCATGTTCAGCAGTGTCCTTAACAAGAAACTGCCAACTGAAGCAGGCATAAATATAGCATGTGTTTCACCAGGAATAGTCCACACAAATGTT GCTAGGGATCTCCCAAAGATTGTTCAAGCTGGTTACCAATTAATTCCATATTTTATCTTCAGCCCTGAAGAAG GATCTAGAAGCACTCTTTTCGCAGCCACTGATCCCCAACTTACGGACTACACTGAATCGCTGAAATCAGAGGATTGGCCTGTTTGTGCTTTCATCAATCACGACTGCCGACCTGCAAACCCTTCGGAGGAAGCACACAACGTTGAAACAGCATCTAGAGTGTGGGAGAAGACACTGGAACTAATTGGCCTACCATCAGATGCAGTGGAGAGGCTTATTGAAGGGGAAGAAGTTAAATGCAGATACTCTGAGTAG